In Heterodontus francisci isolate sHetFra1 chromosome 46, sHetFra1.hap1, whole genome shotgun sequence, a single window of DNA contains:
- the LOC137356974 gene encoding C2 calcium-dependent domain-containing protein 4C-like — protein MWFLERVGESVERLTEGGRAPGGGRPLTRAHLNVLTPDRIPEFFIPPTLLAAQDRPAASRPAPDLLRAASRHVIQIESAEANSSEEEEEGEGEGASRIPLRANPADIIYLPESPHTRRKESLFHIHAPRHGSPTGGRPDGAPGRSPPPGLRPSPKPRASPDSDTPSSAESSPFSSPLVARSLAASLGRRACQQPALFARRSKGKGQVTRHSSLSTDECSSADSSPGASRRPGGSRGRPASTLAPPPTLLYPLDLIRWQQRLTKESTVLLDRGGLVRLSAEYMAESRRLRVRLVNGEGLYPASFEPKSVSCCVVVYLLPGKAQKQRSTIIKRSRSPIFNEDFFFEGVAEGDLESKTVHIKVLNKGSGVRRDCVMGESQLGLAAILPSIHTLKRG, from the coding sequence ATGTGGTTCCTGGAAAGGGTCGGCGAGTCCGTGGAGAGACTGACCGAGGGCGGGAGGGCACCCGGCGGGGGGCGACCGCTGACCCGCGCCCACCTCAACGTCCTGACCCCGGACAGGATCCCCGAGTTCTTCATCCCGCCCACGCTGCTCGCCGCCCAGGACCGCCCCGCGGCCTCCCGGCCGGCCCCGGATCTGCTCAGAGCCGCCAGCCGTCACGTCATCCAGATCGAGAGTGCGGAGGCGAACTccagcgaggaggaggaggagggggagggggagggcgccAGTCGGATCCCCCTCCGCGCCAACCCGGCCGACATCATCTACCTACCCGAGAGCCCCCACACCCGGCGGAAGGAGTCGCTCTTTCACATCCACGCCCCCCGGCACGGGAGCCCAACCGGGGGTAGGCCCGACGGGGCCCCCGGCCGCTCGCCTCCTCCAGGACTGAGGCCTTCCCCCAAGCCCCGGGCCTCGCCGGACAGCGACACCCCCTCCTCGGCCGAGTCCTCGCCCTTCAGCTCCCCACTGGTGGCCCGCTCCCTGGCCGCCAGCCTGGGCCGCCGGGCCTGCCAGCAGCCGGCTCTGTTCGCCCGGAGGTCAAAGGGCAAAGGTCAAGTGACCCGGCACAGCTCCTTGTCCACCGACGAGTGCAGCTCGGCTGACAGCAGCCCCGGCGCCTCCCGGAGGCCCGGAGGGAGCCGGGGGCGGCCGGCCAGCACCCTGGCGCCCCCTCCCACCCTCCTCTACCCTCTGGACCTCATCCGTTGGCAGCAGCGGCTGACCAAGGAGAGCACGGTGCTACTGGACAGGGGCGGGTTGGTCCGCCTCTCGGCCGAGTACATGGCGGAGAGCAGGCGGCTGAGGGTCAGGCTGGTCAACGGGGAGGGCCTTTACCCGGCCTCCTTCGAGCCCAAGAGCGTCAGCTGCTGCGTGGTCGTCTACCTCCTGCCTGGCAAGGCCCAGAAGCAGCGAAGCACCATTATCAAGCGGAGCAGGAGCCCCATCTTCAACGAAGACTTCTTCTTCGAAGGCGTTGCCGAGGGAGACCTGGAGAGCAAGACCGTGCACATCAAGGTCCTGAATAAAGGCTCGGGCGTGAGGAGGGACTGTGTCATGGGAGAAAGCCAACTAGGCCTGGCGGCCATTTTGCCCAGCATTCACACGCTGAAGAGGGGTTGA
- the mindy1 gene encoding ubiquitin carboxyl-terminal hydrolase MINDY-1 isoform X2 encodes MTEAGHPEHGGVTELEGTGAGAPGQPAAPKPAPAGRPAADPKDPSADLGEGESETSGSRSRGEPEAASALPSSEEAVVPASDGAQRPCAEGQAGGNGTVSLIGAAPSAESGGDGPLRPAEAGSSQAAGVSSLSPDEPSQSAAARPALARTDPGNTFYLVKWISWKNEKTPLITQSENGPCPLIAIINVLLLRWKVKLPPQMEVISVEQLMTLLGDCVLSAKPKENSEGLQLNFEQNMNDAMAVLPKLSTGLDVNVRFTGVADFEYTPECIVFDLLDVPLYHGWLVDPQSCEMMQAVGRCSYNQLVEKIIFSKNSTDSTLVSEGLVAEQFLDTTATQLTYHGLCELTATAKEGELCAFFRNNHFSTMTKHKGHLYLLVTDQGFLSEQKVVWESLHNVEGDGNFCDSEFCLSHPSGRQLPYAVAQAPQQQIDQDYMVALSLQQQQQQGPGDISDLELAKKLQEEEDQQAVQYLQEQEHAAQPAPPARQAAGAARQGAGARRQATGEHRPQREEKTKDCAIL; translated from the exons ATGACGGAGGCCGGTCACCCGGAGCACGGGGGCGTCACGGAGCTGGAAGGGACCGGGGCCGGCGCGCCCGGTCAACCGGCCGCGCCAAAGCCGGCGCCCGCTGGACGGCCCGCGGCTGATCCGAAGGACCCCTCCGCCGATCTTGGCGAGGGGGAGTCGGAGACCTCCGGAAGCCGGTCGAGGGGGGAGCCCGAGGCTGCCTCCGCGCTCCCGTCGAGCGAGGAGGCCGTGGTGCCGGCGTCCGACGGGGCTCAGAGGCCGTGCGCCGAGGGCCAGGCGGGAGGTAACGGCACCGTGTCGCTGATCGGCGCCGCGCCCTCTGCAGAGTCCGGGGGCGACGGGCCCCTCCGGCCAGCGGAGGCCGGGTCCAGTCAGGCAGCCGGAGTGTCCTCACTGAGCCCAGATGAGCCGTCGCAGAGCGCCGCCGCGAGGCCTGCCCTCGCCAGGACCGACCCTGGCAACACCTTCTACCTGGTGAAGTGGATCAGCTGGAAGAACGAGAAGACCCCCTTAATCACCCAGAGCGAGAACGGACCCTGCCCCCTCATCGCCATCATTAACGTCTTGCTGCTGCGGTGGAAG GTGAAGTTGCCGCCGCAGATGGAGGTGATATCGGTCGAGCAGTTAATGACTCTCCTCG gtGACTGTGTGCTCTCCGCCAAGCCGAAGGAGAATTCGGAGGGGCTGCAGCTGAACTTTGAGCAG aaTATGAATGATGCTATGGCAGTCCTTCCCAAGCTCTCCACCGGCCTGGATGTCAACGTCCGCTTCACGGGAGTTGCCGACTTTGAGTACACCCCAGAATGCATTGTGTTTGACCTGTTGGATGTCCCCCTTTATCACGGCTGGCTTGTTGACCCGCAG AGCTGTGAGATGATGCAAGCGGTTGGGAGGTGCAGCTATAACCAGCTGGTGGAGAAGATCATCTTCTCGAAAAACTCCACGGACAGCACGCTGGTCAGCGAAG GTCTCGTGGCGGAGCAGTTCCTCGACACCACCGCCACACAGCTGACCTATCACGGTCTCTGCGAGCTCACGGCCACGGCGAAGGAAGGCGAGCTCTGCGCGTTCTTCCGGAATAATCACTTCAGCACAATGACTAAGCACAAG GGTCACCTGTACCTGCTCGTGACGGACCAGGGTTTCCTGTCCGAGCAGAAGGTAGTGTGGGAGAGCCTTCACAACGTGGAGGGAGACGGGAACTTCTGCGACTCCGAGTTCTGCCTCAGCCACCCTTCGGGCCGTCAGCTGCCCTACGCAGTCGCTCAGGCCCCGCAGCAGCAGATCGACCAG GATTACATGGTggccctttcactgcagcagcagcagcaacagggtCCAGGAGACATTAGCGACCTGGAGCTTGCCAAGAAGCTACAGGAAGAGGAGGATCAGCAAGCTGTCCAATATCTGCAGGAACAGGAACATGCAGCACAACCG GCGCCCCCAGCTCGCCAAGCAGCGGGCGCCGCACGGCAGGGAGCGGGCGCCAGACGGCAGGCAACGGGCGAACACAGGCCGCAGCGGGAAGAGAAGACCAAGGACTGCGCCATCCTGTGA
- the LOC137356769 gene encoding LOW QUALITY PROTEIN: unconventional myosin-Ie-like (The sequence of the model RefSeq protein was modified relative to this genomic sequence to represent the inferred CDS: inserted 1 base in 1 codon) → MERLISEKWIGGADASHCRYAILTKETWPSWRGDEKQGVTHLLRSVNMEQDQYQLGQLKVFIKAPESLFLLEEMRERKFNGYARLIQKAWRKHIAVRKYIQMREEASDVVWNKKERRRNSMNRNFVGDYIGMDNRPELRRFVGRRERIDFADTVLKYDRRFKTVKRDLILTPKSLYLIGREKVXQGPEKGLIKEVLKRQIEVERIQSVSLSTMQDDFLIVHEQQYDSVLECTFKTELLSLLCRRFEEKTQKKLQTKFNNLLEFKVKKGGWGPWAAAGSRHIQFQQGHGEVAILKLTSKVLVVTIGPGLPKNSRPTRKDKRKSTFIDTKPRHSAGGDRRLQTGARHQPSQTHTLRRQTSMDQPTLPRQGACPRAKAHPAQQNLDFMNVPEQGVAGLQRRMSKEVKPVPGGGRAKPQPKARPRHARCRALYAYDAQDTDELSFNAEDIIEIVREDPSGWWIGRIRGKEGLLPGNYVEKI, encoded by the exons ATGGAGCGATTg ATCTCGGAGAAGTGGATAGGTGGTGCTGATGCCTCCCATTGCAGGTATGCCATCCTCACCAAGGAAACGTGGCCCAGCTGGCGAGGGGACGAGAAGCAGGGGGTGACCCACCTCCTTCGATCGGTCAACATGGAGCAGGACCAATATCAGCTCGGCCAACTCAAGGTCTTCATCAAGGCACCCGAGTCG CTGTTCCTCCTGGAGGAGATGAGGGAGCGGAAATTCAACGGATACGCCCGGCTGATCCAGAAGGCTTGGCGGAAGCACATCGCCGTCCGCAAGTACATCCAGATGCGGGAGGAAG CTTCCGATGTGGTGTGGAACAAAAAGGAGAGGCGGAGGAATAGCATGAACCGGAATTTTGTGGGGGATTACATCGGGATGGACAACCGCCCGGAGCTGCGGCGCTTTGTAGGGCGCAGGGAGCGCATCGACTTTGCCGACACTGTGCTCAAGTATGACCGGAGGTTTAAG ACGGTGAAACGGGATCTGATCCTGACTCCAAAATCCCTGTACCTGATTGGCCGGGAGAAGG ATCAGGGCCCGGAGAAAGGGCTGATAAAGGAGGTGTTGAAGAGGCAGATTGAGGTGGAGAGGATCCAGTCCGTGTCTCTCAG CACGATGCAGGACGACTTCCTCATTGTCCACGAGCAGCAGTACGACAGCGTCCTGGAGTGTACGTTCAAGACCGAGCTCCTCAGCCTTCTGTGCAGGCGCTTTGAGGAAAAGACGCAGAAGAAACTTCAAACCAAGTTCAACAACCT GTTGGAGTTCAAAGTGAAGAAGGGCGGCTGGGGTCCATGGGCGGCGGCCGGGTCCCGCCACATCCAGTTCCAGCAGGGTCACGGAGAAGTCGCCATCTTGAAGCTGACGAGTAAAGTGCTGGTGGTCACCATTGGACCCGGACTGCCCAAGAACTCGA GGCCCACGAGGAAAGACAAGAGGAAGAGCACGTTCATCGATACAAAGCCCCGGCATTCTGCAG GTGGCGACAGGAGGCTCCAGACTGGGGCCAGGCACCAGCCCAGCCAGACGCACACCCTCCGCCGACAGACCAGCATGGACCAGCCCACCCTGCCCCGCCAGGGGGCCTGCCCCAGAGCCAAGGCCCACCCCGCCCAGCAGAACCTCGACTTCATGAACGTGCCGGAGCAGGGAGTCGCTGG CTTGCAGAGGCGGATGTCGAAGGAGGTGAAGCCGGTGCCCGGAGGGGGTCGAGCCAAACCCCAGCCCAAGGCCCGGCCTCGGCACGCCCGGTGTCGAGCCCTCTACGCCTACGACGCGCAGGACACGGACGAGCTGAGCTTCAATGCCGAGGATATCATCGAGATCGTGAGGGAAG ATCCGTCCGGATGGTGGATCGGCCGCATCCGCGGGAAGGAGGGGCTGCTGCCCGGCAACTACGTGGAGAAGATCTGA
- the mindy1 gene encoding ubiquitin carboxyl-terminal hydrolase MINDY-1 isoform X1 — protein MTEAGHPEHGGVTELEGTGAGAPGQPAAPKPAPAGRPAADPKDPSADLGEGESETSGSRSRGEPEAASALPSSEEAVVPASDGAQRPCAEGQAGGNGTVSLIGAAPSAESGGDGPLRPAEAGSSQAAGVSSLSPDEPSQSAAARPALARTDPGNTFYLVKWISWKNEKTPLITQSENGPCPLIAIINVLLLRWKVKLPPQMEVISVEQLMTLLGDCVLSAKPKENSEGLQLNFEQNMNDAMAVLPKLSTGLDVNVRFTGVADFEYTPECIVFDLLDVPLYHGWLVDPQSCEMMQAVGRCSYNQLVEKIIFSKNSTDSTLVSEGLVAEQFLDTTATQLTYHGLCELTATAKEGELCAFFRNNHFSTMTKHKGHLYLLVTDQGFLSEQKVVWESLHNVEGDGNFCDSEFCLSHPSGRQLPYAVAQAPQQQIDQDYMVALSLQQQQQQGPGDISDLELAKKLQEEEDQQAVQYLQEQEHAAQPQAPPARQAAGAARQGAGARRQATGEHRPQREEKTKDCAIL, from the exons ATGACGGAGGCCGGTCACCCGGAGCACGGGGGCGTCACGGAGCTGGAAGGGACCGGGGCCGGCGCGCCCGGTCAACCGGCCGCGCCAAAGCCGGCGCCCGCTGGACGGCCCGCGGCTGATCCGAAGGACCCCTCCGCCGATCTTGGCGAGGGGGAGTCGGAGACCTCCGGAAGCCGGTCGAGGGGGGAGCCCGAGGCTGCCTCCGCGCTCCCGTCGAGCGAGGAGGCCGTGGTGCCGGCGTCCGACGGGGCTCAGAGGCCGTGCGCCGAGGGCCAGGCGGGAGGTAACGGCACCGTGTCGCTGATCGGCGCCGCGCCCTCTGCAGAGTCCGGGGGCGACGGGCCCCTCCGGCCAGCGGAGGCCGGGTCCAGTCAGGCAGCCGGAGTGTCCTCACTGAGCCCAGATGAGCCGTCGCAGAGCGCCGCCGCGAGGCCTGCCCTCGCCAGGACCGACCCTGGCAACACCTTCTACCTGGTGAAGTGGATCAGCTGGAAGAACGAGAAGACCCCCTTAATCACCCAGAGCGAGAACGGACCCTGCCCCCTCATCGCCATCATTAACGTCTTGCTGCTGCGGTGGAAG GTGAAGTTGCCGCCGCAGATGGAGGTGATATCGGTCGAGCAGTTAATGACTCTCCTCG gtGACTGTGTGCTCTCCGCCAAGCCGAAGGAGAATTCGGAGGGGCTGCAGCTGAACTTTGAGCAG aaTATGAATGATGCTATGGCAGTCCTTCCCAAGCTCTCCACCGGCCTGGATGTCAACGTCCGCTTCACGGGAGTTGCCGACTTTGAGTACACCCCAGAATGCATTGTGTTTGACCTGTTGGATGTCCCCCTTTATCACGGCTGGCTTGTTGACCCGCAG AGCTGTGAGATGATGCAAGCGGTTGGGAGGTGCAGCTATAACCAGCTGGTGGAGAAGATCATCTTCTCGAAAAACTCCACGGACAGCACGCTGGTCAGCGAAG GTCTCGTGGCGGAGCAGTTCCTCGACACCACCGCCACACAGCTGACCTATCACGGTCTCTGCGAGCTCACGGCCACGGCGAAGGAAGGCGAGCTCTGCGCGTTCTTCCGGAATAATCACTTCAGCACAATGACTAAGCACAAG GGTCACCTGTACCTGCTCGTGACGGACCAGGGTTTCCTGTCCGAGCAGAAGGTAGTGTGGGAGAGCCTTCACAACGTGGAGGGAGACGGGAACTTCTGCGACTCCGAGTTCTGCCTCAGCCACCCTTCGGGCCGTCAGCTGCCCTACGCAGTCGCTCAGGCCCCGCAGCAGCAGATCGACCAG GATTACATGGTggccctttcactgcagcagcagcagcaacagggtCCAGGAGACATTAGCGACCTGGAGCTTGCCAAGAAGCTACAGGAAGAGGAGGATCAGCAAGCTGTCCAATATCTGCAGGAACAGGAACATGCAGCACAACCG CAGGCGCCCCCAGCTCGCCAAGCAGCGGGCGCCGCACGGCAGGGAGCGGGCGCCAGACGGCAGGCAACGGGCGAACACAGGCCGCAGCGGGAAGAGAAGACCAAGGACTGCGCCATCCTGTGA